Proteins found in one Zea mays cultivar B73 chromosome 1, Zm-B73-REFERENCE-NAM-5.0, whole genome shotgun sequence genomic segment:
- the LOC103645164 gene encoding DEAD-box ATP-dependent RNA helicase 5, with protein sequence MDFIHVLHKQISDVLSEAGAPCGIKSVCLYGGTKKEPQISALKSGVDIVIGTPGRMKDLIEMGVCCLNEVSFVVLDEADKMLDLGFEPEVRAILSQTSSGWDNVWQLHLSMLPKKRGLFARSSSFQGHQQRRAPDLARTSMNLAGE encoded by the exons ATGGATTTTATTCACGTGCTCCATAAACAG ATTTCAGATGTACTTAGTGAGGCTGGTGCACCATGTGGGATAAAATCAGTCTGTCTTTATGGTGGAACTAAAAAGGAACCCCAAATATCTGCCCTTAAATCTGGAGTG GATATAGTCATAGGAACTCCTGGTCGTATGAAAGACCTTATTGAAATGGGTGTTTGCTGTCTTAATGAGGTTTCGTTTGTG GTTCTAGATGAAGCAGATAAGATGCTGGATTTGGGTTTCGAACCTGAAGTCAGGGCAATTTTGAGCCAAACATCATCTGGATGGGATAACGTTTGGCAGCTCCACCTATCGATGCTACCAAAGAAAAGGGGACTCTTTGCCAGGTCGTCTTCGTTCCAAGGACACCAGCAGAGACGCGCTCCAGATCTCGCCCGTACGTCCATGAACCTGGCGGGCGAGTGA
- the LOC118476099 gene encoding arabinogalactan protein 1-like gives MEGRVLRRSVTLADQLAAVAPAPAPLPPPGAAGSCNLRDLLKLRDEDDLASAGRRAAVTLASAMAAERQVQVPAASPSPSPSPSSPAAATRTLLDIIRDDQPPAAGAGDPLVRRAVSLPPPTTASPPAPAPAAEAAPPPSPPPAAADEHEQEQEQEQRVSLMALLEQTDRQWSAVPGAAAQAEEDEDSAAAAAGRGVVAGCCCVCMARAKGAAFIPCGHTFCRGCARELLGGRGRCPLCNAAIVDVLDIF, from the coding sequence ATGGAGGGGCGCGTGCTGCGGCGCAGCGTGACGCTGGCGGACCAGCTCGCCGCGgttgcgccggcgccggcgccgctgccgccgcccggGGCCGCCGGGTCCTGCAACCTCCGCGACCTGCTGAAGCTCCGAGACGAGGACGACCTGGCGTCGGCCGGGCGCCGGGCCGCCGTCACGCTCGCCTCCGCCATGGCCGCCGAGAGGCAGGTCCAGGTCCCGGCggcgtccccgtccccgtccccgtcgccgtcgTCCCCCGCCGCCGCGACGCGCACCCTCCTCGACATAATCCGCGACGACCAGCCTCCcgccgccggggccggggacCCGCTCGTCCGCCGCGCCGTGTCGCTACCACCCCCGACCACGGCCTccccgccggcgccggcgcccgcCGCCGAGGCCGCCCCTCCCCCGTCTCCGCCCCCTGCGGCGGCGGATGAGcacgagcaggagcaggagcaggagcagaggGTCTCCCTGATGGCGCTCCTGGAGCAGACGGACCGGCAGTGGAGCGCCGTCCCAGGCGCCGCGGCGCAGGCAGAAGAAGATGAGGACTCGGCGGCGGCTGCGGCGGGCAGGGGCGTGGTCGCCGGGTGCTGCTGCGTGTGCATGGCCCGGGCCAAGGGCGCCGCCTTCATCCCCTGCGGCCACACCTTCTGCCGCGGCTGCGCCCGCGAGCTCCTGGGCGGGCGCGGCCGCTGCCCGCTCTGCAACGCCGCCATCGTCGACGTGCTCGACATCTTCTGA